ttctagtgtCCCAATTTATCCCACCTATTATGTACAATACAAATGGTAGGAACATTTTTTATTgaatacaaaaattaattaattaaaaaaacacatatgcTGTGAAGCAACAGTTTATCCTTTATGAAATGCTTAACATGTGATAATAATTCATCTTCCATATATGAATGGCAATAAGGGTAAAAGTAAACATCTGGGGCCAccaacaaattaaaatgtaaaattaaatacaaaaaaaaacaaacaaacatgtaagATGAAATATGTTTTCTTGTCACATTCAGTAGATGACTCTCTTAATTCATTGCTAAAATGTAAGATTAAAACCTTACATACACAATGTTGTGTGATGAATTCCCTGCGGGCAAACACATCTATTTAAAACGAAACTTGTCAGCACATGTGATGAATTAGAGGTATATACTTCATGTACCGTTCTGATGCCTTTGACATATGAACCTATTAGGTTTACTTCAGCAGTTGACTGGTGAGACCAGTATCACATCTTCTTATCATGCCGTCCAAAATGATTAAAAGGGGGAGAGAGACATCACACATCAGCTTTTATGCTGAGAAACATTTTGAGAAAGCAATACACAAGCTGGTGAAAAATGGCGGAGCATACAAACACAACCTTTTGCACGATTGGACAGACGGCACATTTCACACACTCATGTTAGGTGAGGTATGCAGTTGCCAGTCAAACAAACCATTCCAGAAAAAAAGTGATTTCAAAATACACAACAGAACATAAAATTCTATAGACAATGGTAAAATAATAACTCATGGTATATGGCAGATACAACACAAACATATAAaagcacacatacacagtaaaaaaacagtGGTTTACAAATCACCTCTATTGAAAATAATGCAATTCTCAAATAAACAATACATGTTTTAAGCACCGGGCTGCTCTCTGATTTTGTCcagtgtgggtttttttttcagtaggtCATTGGTTTCCATAGTGACATTAGCaggctatattttatttcattatttatttcctCATAGCCATTTTTGTCTGAAACTCGCACAGCAAACGATCTTAGAAACCGTATTGCCTTGTCCTCAGCCACTCAGGGTTATTTCATATCTTGCATTTGgttaatatactattatatccCACACACATGTGGCATTGGGGCTATAATTGTACTAGCCTGATGTTCACTGATGTATggaattcatatttattttcataggtTGTTGGCATATAcagttataaatatattttgtgaaaatatgCTGAACCTAAAATCCTGAATTTCCAGTGCCACATTTTAGACACTACCTTGACTTAAGGGCTGTAATTCAAGGCAATTATGCAAACCTATTTTCTGAATTGAAGTTAATTGATGTGTGTTCCGAACACTGGCTTCTATAAATACTAGAAATATGTCCTATCCCACAAGCTGCATTTGCAGAATAATCCAGGCCCTGACAATGAAAGCTTTCCCTTTTTTGTTCAGTAACAGGATTTTTCATGGGGAAATGTAACCATTTATACACCTCTCTAGAGTCGCCGCATCCATCAGGCCCACCATTCGTATCTAAGTGCTGCATACGATTTAAAGTCTGCTGTTTTCAGTGGCCAGTTTTTGTTTCCAGTGTCTCAAAAAAACGAATACACATTGGTGCAAAGGGATGTAAtatgccacaaaaaaaaaaaaaaaaaaaaaaacacaactctCATCTCATTGCTCTCATAACCATCTCAGTTGAccttaattctgtcatcaaatGAAAGTAAACCATTCATTCCCCCAGTTCTCAAAATGTAGAAATGAATTTGTGATTTCATGATTCAGTCACTTCacatatctttaaataaataagatttgtAAAGACActtgttaaaataattatacacCCTGGCTCTCACTGACATTGCTGAATGTCTTAATGCACACTGTCATCTTCATTACGACAGCATGTCCACAACCAAAATTTAAACAGCATTAGTAGAGTTCGGTTCGTCCAACATGGTCAAATTTGCGTCTCCTGCACGTTATCCTTTGAGCTGGCTTGGATTAGTAAAGGTTCATGCACTGAACTATGCAGCGAGCTGAGAGCGGACACATGGTTATAAGAAGTTTTGTAGGAGTTGTAGTGGTTGTAATGCTCATGCTCCAGGGGCGGGAGAGTCAGGTGACTCTCCATGGCCGGAACCCTTGTCAGCTCCTCGTGTACGTTGATGATCTCGATGGTGCGGGCTGGCCCATCGTGATCCTGCTGGTGGTGCTGCTTGCGCATCTTGTAGAATATTATGAGCATGACGGCCGCCATGAGCGTGATGGCCACAAAGCAGCCGATGATGATCTTGGTGGTTTTCATCACTTCCTCCAAACCATTGAGAGCGCCATCAATGTCTATGTCAGTCACGGGAATGGTGTACGCTCTCTCGGTGGCAATAGGTGTTCCCCTTGTTGTCGAAGAGGACGCCCAGCCAAAAGATGGCTGCACCGGTGTCCTACTCTCCCCATCGATAACGGTTTCAATTGTCTCTACAGTGACCGTAGTGAAGTAACTAAAGCCACTGTTGTCGACGGATGTCACATTGAGGACAGCGGAGGCCGAAATGTTGCCTAGCATGTTGCTTGCGATGCAAATGTAGGTTCCCGTGTCCTGGATGGTGACGTTGGTGAAGTTCAATGTTCCGTCGTTTTGGACGGAGATGCGCATCTTGAGTGCCCCATGTGTTATGACGGAGCCATTTGGTGTTAGCCAGCTGACCGAGGTCACTGAATTCGTCCGACATTTGAGCTCTGCCGCCATTCCTTCTGTCAAATTGAGGTCAACAGGTGGCTCGACGATAACGGGCGCGTAGCACTGAAAGTAGCTCTGGTCCAGCTCGCCAATGTAGCGCCCCTTGAGGCTGGGAGGGGAATTGCAGCGGGCGCAGCAGCTGGTGTTCGTAGGTACGGTCTCTCTTAGCCACCAGCTCAGCCAAAGAATGTCACAGTTGCAGTTCCAGGGATTGTGATGCAAATGCACTCGCTGCAGGTGGTGCAAAGGTGTGAAGAGATCGTGGGGCAAAAAGGTAAG
The sequence above is a segment of the Onychostoma macrolepis isolate SWU-2019 chromosome 07, ASM1243209v1, whole genome shotgun sequence genome. Coding sequences within it:
- the lrrc4cb gene encoding leucine-rich repeat-containing protein 4C — translated: MLNKMTSYHQRQMLRGPRWKGAWFDPLFLLLLALQLLVVAGLVRAQTCPSVCSCSNQFSKVICTRRGLKDVPDGISTNTRYLNLQDNQIQVIKVDSFKHLRHLEILQLSRNHIRNIEIGAFNGLTSLNTLELFDNRLTTIPNGAFEYLSKLKELWLRNNPIESIPSDAFSRLPSLRRLDLGELKRLSYISSGAFQGLSNLRYLNLGMCNLKEVPNIQPLIRLDELEMSGNQLTVIQPSSFKGLVHLQKLWMMHAQVQTIERNSFDDLHSLRELNLAHNNLTFLPHDLFTPLHHLQRVHLHHNPWNCNCDILWLSWWLRETVPTNTSCCARCNSPPSLKGRYIGELDQSYFQCYAPVIVEPPVDLNLTEGMAAELKCRTNSVTSVSWLTPNGSVITHGALKMRISVQNDGTLNFTNVTIQDTGTYICIASNMLGNISASAVLNVTSVDNSGFSYFTTVTVETIETVIDGESRTPVQPSFGWASSSTTRGTPIATERAYTIPVTDIDIDGALNGLEEVMKTTKIIIGCFVAITLMAAVMLIIFYKMRKQHHQQDHDGPARTIEIINVHEELTRVPAMESHLTLPPLEHEHYNHYNSYKTSYNHVSALSSLHSSVHEPLLIQASSKDNVQETQI